A part of Variovorax sp. HW608 genomic DNA contains:
- a CDS encoding AAA family ATPase: protein MALSLQDAWPRVTVLRRDGEFVLSRRAAERDADTVLVLEAASDQPAPRSVKRLKDEFALSESLDPRWAAKPITLTQERGRSLLVLSDPGGEPLSGLLRRPWNTGDFLRAAIGMAVTLGRVHAQGLIHKDVKPDHFLIDLATGEGWLTGFGIASRLTRERQAPDLPETIAGSLAYMAPEQTGRMNRSVDARSDLYSLGATFYELLTGERPFTTNDPMELIHCHVARQPVPPVERSPGTPAMISAIVVKLLSKTPEERYQTAAGVAADLHRCLSHWKSGRIDEDFALGLQDLSDRLLIPEKLYGREREVKTLLTAFDRVVRGGPAELVLVSGYSGIGKSSVVSELQKVLVPSRGLYASGKFDQYKRNIPYSTLAKALQTLVRDLLGKSDVDLAPWRDALREALGPNGRLVTELVPDLTPIIGEQPPAPDLSPQDARGRFQLVFRRFIGVFAQPEHPLALFLDDLQWLDAATLDLVEDLLTQPDVKHLLLIGAYRDNEVDPTHPLVRKLNALRQAGALVQDIVLAPLTREDMEQLVAESLHSAPERAGPLAKLVHGKTTGNPFFAIQFISSLFEEGLISFEHIEGRWAWDLDRIDAKGYSDNVVDLIVGKLAGLVPETQDALKQLACLGNTADFGMLNMVYPDSMEQMHAQLEAAAGAGFIMRSKDSYHFLHDRVQEAAYSLIPEELRAETHLRIGMVMASHTQPDKIEEGIFEIVNQFNRGLHLISSMAERERIAALNLTAGRRAKASTAYASALKYLRAGRGLLTDETWNHNHALVFSIECLLAECELLTAELAAAENRLSMLAGRAKSAHEVALVTRLRLTLHTGRADRAVEVFLEYMKGRGTDWSAHPTEAEVLREYERIWSLLGDCQIEDLVDLPLMTDPNMLDVLDVLTEVSAPALFTDVRLLGLVLCRMVNLSLKHGNSDASCYAYVWLGMLAGPHFGNYQVGFRLGKLGYDLVEERGLHRHLARTYLSFGTLIVPWTRHIKTAQGLFHRTFDIANRIGDLIHAGYSCNDLYTSLLAAGDPLAEVQREAEKGLEFATNTQFGLVIDIITVQLALIRTLRGSTGKFGVFNDERFDEFRFERHLATDPALVLPECWYWIRKIQARFLAGDYPSAIEASVNAKRLIWTSPSFFEAAEFHYYSALSRAATLDSATGDARQRHLEALSVHQKQQEVWVANCPENFENRVALVGAEIARIEGREFDAARLYEKAIRSARENDFVNNEGLAYELAARFYLARGFEDIGILYLQKARNCYRRWGADGKVRQLEEAHPGLREEERAILPTNTIGASVEGLDLATVIKVSQALSSEIALEKMIDTLMRIAIEHAGAGRGLLILARHGEHSIVAEVKAVGGSVDVQMRNQEVAAGSLPQSVYHYVMRTHESVILDDAAAEGPFASDSYIRQQRARSVLCLPLLKQTALIGVLYLENPLAARAFTPARFDILNLLASQAAIALESARLYADLQKAHRLEAMGTLAGGIAHDFNNILGAILGYGEMALRQATVGTRLRRDLEAILAAGERGRALVERVLAFSRSGGAERVAVHVEKVVHEALNLLSGQLTAAVRLEVNLSSGKAALLGDATQVHQVVMNLGTNAAQAMPSGGVLSVTLGLERFEKTRAVTIGCVDTGDYIVLRVADTGSGIPAPVIERMFEPFFTTKEAGAGTGLGLSLVHGIVTQLGGAIDVVSTIGKGSTFAIYLPRSGDATDSENGAELNLPGGQGQCVMVVDDEEALVALAARTLEELGYVAVGFSSSTAALAAFRADPQRFDAVITDERMPQMSGGALIGEVRGIRNAIPIVLMSGYIGAGLSDRARVAGADEVLKKPLRAHDLATSLARVLGH, encoded by the coding sequence ATGGCTCTTTCGCTTCAAGACGCATGGCCCCGCGTGACGGTACTCCGTCGCGATGGCGAGTTCGTCCTGTCCCGGCGCGCCGCCGAGCGAGATGCGGACACAGTTCTGGTGCTCGAAGCCGCTTCGGATCAACCGGCGCCCAGAAGCGTCAAACGGCTGAAGGACGAATTCGCATTAAGCGAAAGTCTCGACCCGAGGTGGGCGGCCAAGCCGATCACTTTGACGCAGGAGCGCGGACGCAGCCTGCTCGTGTTGAGCGATCCTGGCGGCGAACCCCTGAGTGGGCTTCTCCGACGCCCCTGGAACACGGGCGACTTTTTGCGCGCCGCCATCGGCATGGCGGTCACACTCGGCCGCGTTCATGCCCAGGGTCTGATCCACAAGGATGTGAAGCCTGATCACTTCCTCATTGACCTTGCGACTGGCGAGGGCTGGCTCACTGGGTTCGGCATCGCCTCGCGCTTGACACGCGAGCGCCAAGCACCGGACCTGCCGGAAACGATCGCGGGATCCCTTGCGTACATGGCGCCCGAGCAGACGGGACGCATGAACAGATCGGTCGACGCTCGCAGCGACCTTTATTCGCTCGGTGCGACGTTCTACGAGCTGCTCACGGGCGAACGGCCGTTCACTACCAATGACCCGATGGAGCTTATCCATTGCCATGTCGCACGCCAGCCGGTGCCGCCCGTCGAGCGTTCTCCTGGAACGCCTGCCATGATCTCTGCAATCGTCGTCAAGCTCCTCTCGAAGACGCCCGAAGAGCGATACCAGACTGCCGCTGGCGTGGCTGCTGACCTGCACCGCTGTCTTTCGCATTGGAAGTCCGGACGCATTGACGAAGACTTCGCGCTGGGTCTGCAGGACCTGTCCGACCGGCTCCTCATCCCAGAAAAGCTTTACGGGCGCGAACGCGAGGTCAAGACGTTGCTCACCGCCTTCGACCGAGTGGTCCGGGGTGGTCCGGCTGAACTGGTACTGGTGTCCGGCTACTCGGGCATCGGAAAGTCGTCAGTGGTGAGCGAATTGCAGAAGGTGCTGGTCCCATCGCGTGGCCTCTACGCGTCCGGGAAGTTCGATCAATACAAGCGCAATATCCCCTACTCAACGCTCGCCAAGGCCCTTCAGACCCTCGTTCGGGACCTCCTCGGCAAGAGCGATGTCGATCTCGCCCCTTGGCGCGATGCGTTGCGCGAGGCACTGGGGCCGAACGGCCGCCTCGTGACCGAGTTGGTCCCCGATCTGACGCCGATCATCGGAGAGCAGCCACCGGCGCCGGACCTTTCGCCCCAGGACGCGCGAGGGCGTTTCCAGCTCGTGTTCCGGCGGTTCATCGGAGTCTTCGCCCAGCCGGAGCATCCGCTGGCGCTCTTTCTCGACGATTTGCAATGGCTCGACGCGGCAACGCTCGATCTGGTGGAGGATCTGCTGACGCAGCCGGATGTGAAGCACTTGCTGTTGATCGGCGCGTACCGTGACAATGAAGTGGACCCGACTCATCCGTTGGTACGCAAGCTGAATGCCCTGCGCCAGGCAGGAGCATTGGTGCAGGACATTGTCCTCGCTCCATTGACTCGGGAGGACATGGAGCAGTTAGTTGCAGAGTCTCTTCACTCCGCTCCAGAGCGTGCCGGCCCGCTTGCAAAATTGGTCCATGGCAAGACCACCGGCAATCCATTCTTTGCGATCCAGTTCATTTCCTCCCTCTTCGAAGAAGGCTTGATTTCCTTCGAACATATCGAAGGGCGTTGGGCTTGGGATCTCGATCGCATTGACGCGAAGGGATATTCCGACAACGTGGTGGACCTTATTGTCGGAAAGTTGGCCGGCCTAGTCCCCGAAACCCAGGACGCATTGAAGCAACTGGCCTGCCTCGGCAACACCGCGGACTTCGGGATGCTGAATATGGTGTACCCGGACTCCATGGAGCAAATGCATGCCCAACTGGAGGCAGCGGCAGGCGCGGGTTTCATCATGCGCTCGAAAGACTCGTATCACTTCCTTCACGATCGGGTCCAGGAAGCGGCCTATTCCCTCATCCCTGAGGAATTGCGCGCTGAGACGCACCTTCGGATCGGCATGGTGATGGCATCGCACACGCAGCCGGACAAGATCGAGGAGGGGATCTTTGAGATCGTCAACCAGTTCAATCGAGGTCTTCACCTGATCTCGTCGATGGCCGAGCGTGAACGCATCGCGGCATTGAATCTCACCGCGGGCAGGCGCGCAAAGGCATCGACGGCGTATGCCTCGGCGCTCAAGTACCTCCGCGCGGGACGCGGCCTGCTGACGGACGAGACTTGGAATCACAACCATGCCCTTGTCTTTTCCATCGAATGTCTCCTGGCCGAGTGCGAATTGCTGACTGCGGAGCTGGCGGCTGCGGAGAATCGACTTTCCATGTTGGCCGGGCGCGCGAAGAGCGCCCACGAAGTCGCTCTCGTGACGCGCCTTCGCCTGACGCTCCATACAGGCCGTGCCGACCGCGCAGTAGAGGTCTTTCTCGAATACATGAAAGGTCGCGGCACGGACTGGTCGGCGCACCCTACCGAAGCGGAGGTATTGCGGGAGTACGAGCGGATCTGGTCGTTGCTGGGAGACTGTCAGATCGAGGACCTCGTCGACTTGCCGCTGATGACCGATCCGAACATGCTCGATGTTCTGGATGTTCTCACGGAGGTCTCGGCACCTGCGTTGTTTACCGATGTCCGACTTCTCGGCCTGGTGCTCTGTCGGATGGTCAACCTCAGTCTGAAGCACGGCAACAGCGACGCGTCCTGCTACGCCTACGTTTGGTTGGGAATGCTCGCCGGACCTCACTTCGGGAACTATCAGGTCGGGTTCCGGCTTGGCAAGCTCGGCTATGACTTGGTGGAGGAACGCGGGCTGCATCGCCATCTGGCCCGTACCTATCTGTCCTTTGGAACTCTCATAGTGCCATGGACCAGGCACATCAAAACGGCACAGGGGCTGTTTCATCGCACATTTGACATCGCGAACCGGATCGGTGATCTCATCCATGCTGGGTACAGCTGCAACGATCTGTACACCAGTCTTCTCGCCGCGGGAGATCCTTTGGCCGAAGTGCAACGCGAAGCTGAGAAAGGTCTCGAATTCGCGACGAATACACAGTTTGGCCTCGTCATAGACATCATCACCGTGCAGCTCGCGCTCATCCGAACGCTCCGTGGCTCGACGGGGAAATTCGGCGTGTTCAACGATGAGCGTTTCGACGAGTTTCGGTTTGAGCGTCACTTGGCAACTGACCCTGCCTTGGTTCTGCCGGAATGCTGGTATTGGATCCGAAAGATACAGGCGCGATTCCTCGCGGGCGACTATCCGTCCGCGATCGAGGCGTCAGTCAATGCGAAGCGCTTGATCTGGACATCACCCTCGTTTTTTGAAGCGGCGGAATTCCACTACTACAGCGCACTCTCGCGGGCGGCAACCCTCGATTCCGCGACAGGCGACGCGCGCCAGCGACACCTCGAAGCCCTGAGCGTGCATCAGAAGCAGCAGGAGGTGTGGGTGGCCAATTGCCCGGAGAACTTCGAGAACCGCGTGGCGCTGGTCGGCGCCGAAATTGCGCGCATCGAAGGCCGGGAGTTCGATGCCGCGCGGCTTTACGAAAAGGCGATCAGGTCAGCGCGCGAGAACGATTTCGTCAACAACGAAGGCCTTGCCTACGAACTCGCCGCGCGCTTCTATCTTGCCCGGGGCTTCGAGGACATTGGAATTCTGTACCTGCAAAAGGCCCGGAATTGTTACCGGAGATGGGGCGCTGACGGGAAGGTCCGGCAGCTCGAGGAGGCGCATCCGGGCCTTCGTGAGGAGGAACGAGCGATCCTTCCAACGAACACGATCGGAGCTTCGGTCGAAGGGCTCGATCTCGCGACCGTGATCAAGGTGTCGCAGGCCCTGTCTAGCGAGATCGCGCTGGAGAAGATGATCGACACGCTCATGCGCATCGCGATCGAGCATGCCGGCGCCGGACGCGGACTGCTGATACTCGCCCGGCACGGTGAGCACTCGATCGTCGCGGAGGTGAAGGCCGTCGGCGGCTCGGTCGACGTGCAGATGCGCAACCAAGAGGTCGCAGCGGGCAGCCTGCCGCAATCCGTCTATCACTACGTGATGCGCACGCACGAGAGTGTCATCCTCGACGACGCAGCGGCGGAAGGTCCGTTTGCCTCGGACTCGTACATCCGTCAGCAACGGGCGCGGTCTGTTCTGTGTCTGCCGCTGCTCAAGCAGACGGCGCTGATCGGCGTGTTGTACCTTGAAAACCCGCTTGCCGCGCGCGCATTCACGCCGGCTCGGTTCGACATCCTGAACTTGCTAGCGTCACAGGCGGCGATCGCGCTCGAGAGCGCCCGTCTCTACGCCGACCTGCAGAAGGCACATCGGCTCGAGGCCATGGGGACGCTGGCCGGGGGCATCGCTCACGACTTCAATAACATCCTCGGGGCGATCCTCGGATACGGCGAGATGGCTCTGCGCCAAGCGACCGTGGGAACGCGACTGCGGAGGGACCTGGAGGCCATCCTGGCTGCGGGCGAACGCGGGCGCGCGTTGGTCGAACGCGTTCTCGCTTTCAGTAGAAGCGGAGGAGCCGAGCGTGTCGCTGTACACGTGGAGAAGGTGGTGCACGAGGCGCTGAACTTGCTTTCGGGCCAGCTCACTGCGGCCGTCCGCCTCGAGGTGAATCTCTCTTCTGGGAAGGCGGCATTGCTCGGCGATGCCACGCAGGTCCATCAGGTCGTGATGAACTTGGGCACCAACGCGGCACAGGCGATGCCGAGCGGCGGCGTGCTTTCCGTCACCTTGGGGTTGGAGCGCTTCGAGAAGACACGCGCGGTCACGATCGGGTGCGTGGACACAGGCGACTACATCGTGCTCCGCGTGGCCGACACGGGCTCCGGCATTCCTGCGCCTGTCATCGAGCGGATGTTCGAGCCGTTCTTTACCACCAAGGAGGCTGGCGCCGGCACTGGCCTCGGCCTGTCGCTCGTGCATGGCATCGTCACCCAACTTGGCGGAGCGATCGATGTCGTGAGCACTATCGGCAAGGGGAGCACCTTCGCTATCTACCTGCCGCGCTCGGGTGACGCCACGGATTCCGAAAACGGCGCCGAACTCAACCTGCCTGGCGGACAGGGGCAATGCGTGATGGTCGTCGATGACGAGGAAGCGCTCGTAGCCCTTGCTGCGCGCACCTTGGAGGAGCTTGGCTACGTAGCGGTCGGCTTCAGCTCCAGCACTGCGGCCCTCGCAGCGTTCCGTGCTGACCCTCAGCGCTTTGACGCCGTGATCACGGATGAGCGCATGCCGCAGATGTCCGGTGGGGCGCTGATCGGGGAGGTGCGGGGTATCCGTAACGCGATCCCCATCGTGTTGATGAGTGGCTACATCGGTGCCGGCTTGTCGGACCGAGCCCGTGTCGCGGGCGCTGACGAGGTGCTGAAGAAGCCGCTGCGCGCGCACGATCTCGCGACAAGTCTCGCAAGAGTGCTTGGGCATTGA
- a CDS encoding DUF4158 domain-containing protein, with translation MNSRTRAGASRSKACKAYIGANGSGTSFDGAKGRHIDDNGKGAADGIASMLMGRVTPASACRHPCSGKDEFASLLRASGRPMDRFAAVPKVLLRSVREALGSPSVSIASLRSLYERRQTLYEHQAWARTYLGLSDLDEIQRQKIEQVLAVAALEAAHPGDLVRTARIWLYGRRIIIPGPRRTADWARKAFDATEAAMAATIEAAIGKAALREAIDWAYAPSPATSGRH, from the coding sequence ATGAACAGCCGCACCCGTGCCGGTGCGTCGCGTTCGAAGGCGTGCAAGGCGTACATCGGCGCCAACGGCAGCGGAACGTCCTTTGATGGTGCAAAGGGACGGCACATTGACGACAACGGGAAAGGGGCAGCTGATGGGATTGCGTCGATGCTGATGGGTCGGGTAACACCGGCTTCAGCCTGCCGCCATCCATGCTCTGGCAAGGACGAATTCGCCAGCCTCTTGCGAGCGAGCGGCCGCCCGATGGACCGATTTGCCGCGGTCCCCAAGGTCCTGTTGCGATCAGTGCGCGAGGCGTTGGGGTCGCCCAGCGTGAGCATCGCCAGCCTCCGGTCGCTCTATGAACGTCGCCAGACGTTGTACGAGCACCAGGCCTGGGCCCGCACGTATCTTGGCCTGAGCGACTTGGATGAAATTCAGCGGCAGAAGATCGAACAGGTTCTCGCGGTCGCTGCCCTCGAGGCCGCACATCCCGGCGACCTGGTGCGAACCGCGCGCATCTGGCTGTACGGCCGGCGAATCATCATTCCGGGTCCACGCCGAACTGCCGACTGGGCTCGCAAGGCTTTCGACGCCACGGAGGCGGCAATGGCCGCAACGATCGAAGCGGCGATTGGGAAGGCGGCGCTGCGCGAAGCCATCGACTGGGCCTATGCGCCCTCCCCCGCGACCTCAGGCCGACATTGA
- the dinG gene encoding ATP-dependent DNA helicase DinG, which yields MSSSAPRRTRRSEKAPDVLKDAPGVSRELLEQARTRLEFLYGEVARTWPGFIARRGQHQMMQEALLTFLSAGSPEDEGRAGNHLALLEAGTGTGKTVAYCLAAIVASELLDKTVIVSTATVALQEQLFHKDLPRLAKIIPDLHFDLLKGRGRYVCESRLEGAVNDVAQDGVLGDELQGAFTGDSWQARNVPRDATQAMRWYKKVARTLRSGKWDGDMDSLEQQPDPQDWRMVQASASACNGGQCEHFRSCAFFKARRRAATATIQVANHALILATLQTDSALIEPGKTLFVFDEAHHLPGIAAEQFAYRARLGTSVSLLASLRALANRNSRGLPASTRPDLTAFGQTITECTDKIGILETYWVQNQLVSADKPVHRFVQGRLPEELIPECEQLSALFGSIAKVVASIATALKEPDESQSPAERDEQTRVGVELGVYLSRLETLQRLFSAWAAHDTVPWAKWMEFAPPPPAMPAAVHADAWLCAGPMTAAQLLSRGLWKNVSAAVCTSATLTACGRFDFFDRLSGMNRFPERRAMIVASPFDYARQGELRIAPMSNSPKSPEFSEELCRTLPVLLREHSHGQLVLFTSRRQMEACHAALPRDLTEQVQMQGERSRTELLAEHGRRVARGKRSIIFGLQSFGEGIDLPGALCEHVVIDKLPFTPPNSPVEEALAEWLSGQGRDPFLEIAVPRAAMKLAQWAGRGVRTVSDHAVITVCDTRLVTMRYGRDILAGLPPFPVVRSNEVSSTKTDSGSGTGASLA from the coding sequence ATGAGTTCTTCCGCGCCGAGGCGCACGCGTCGATCGGAGAAAGCACCTGACGTTTTGAAGGACGCGCCCGGCGTCTCCCGCGAGTTACTCGAGCAAGCGCGCACCCGCCTGGAATTTCTCTACGGTGAGGTGGCAAGAACGTGGCCCGGCTTCATCGCGCGTCGCGGCCAGCACCAGATGATGCAGGAGGCCCTATTGACCTTCCTGAGTGCCGGCTCACCCGAGGACGAAGGCCGCGCGGGAAATCACCTGGCCCTGCTCGAAGCGGGTACCGGAACCGGCAAGACCGTCGCTTACTGCCTGGCCGCCATCGTGGCCTCGGAATTGCTGGACAAGACCGTCATCGTCTCCACCGCTACCGTCGCACTGCAGGAGCAACTGTTCCACAAGGACCTGCCGCGGCTGGCCAAGATCATTCCGGACCTGCATTTTGATCTGCTCAAGGGCCGGGGTCGCTACGTCTGCGAAAGCCGCCTCGAAGGCGCGGTCAACGATGTCGCCCAGGACGGTGTGCTCGGCGATGAATTGCAGGGTGCGTTCACTGGCGACAGCTGGCAGGCCCGCAACGTTCCGCGCGACGCCACCCAGGCCATGCGCTGGTACAAGAAGGTCGCCAGGACGCTTCGCAGCGGCAAATGGGACGGTGACATGGATAGCCTGGAGCAGCAACCCGACCCCCAGGACTGGCGGATGGTCCAGGCCAGCGCCAGCGCTTGCAACGGGGGCCAATGCGAGCACTTCAGGAGCTGCGCGTTCTTCAAGGCGCGTCGCCGCGCCGCTACTGCCACAATCCAGGTCGCCAACCACGCACTGATCCTCGCCACGCTGCAAACGGACAGCGCGCTGATCGAGCCTGGCAAGACGCTGTTCGTGTTCGACGAGGCGCACCACCTGCCCGGCATCGCCGCCGAGCAGTTCGCCTACCGTGCCCGGCTCGGCACCAGCGTCAGCTTGCTCGCCAGCTTGCGCGCGCTGGCCAACCGCAACAGCCGGGGCTTGCCCGCCTCCACCCGCCCCGATCTGACGGCCTTTGGGCAAACCATTACCGAGTGCACCGACAAGATCGGCATCCTTGAAACCTACTGGGTCCAGAACCAACTGGTGAGCGCCGACAAGCCGGTTCACCGCTTTGTTCAGGGCCGCCTCCCCGAGGAGCTGATTCCGGAATGCGAACAGCTGAGCGCCCTCTTCGGCTCGATCGCCAAAGTGGTTGCGAGCATCGCCACAGCTTTGAAGGAGCCTGACGAGTCACAGTCCCCCGCCGAGCGCGACGAGCAGACGCGGGTTGGCGTTGAATTGGGGGTGTATCTGTCGCGGCTGGAAACCCTGCAGCGACTGTTCAGCGCGTGGGCCGCGCACGACACGGTTCCCTGGGCCAAGTGGATGGAGTTTGCGCCGCCACCCCCAGCCATGCCGGCCGCGGTGCATGCCGACGCCTGGCTGTGTGCCGGCCCGATGACGGCGGCTCAACTCCTGTCGCGCGGCCTGTGGAAGAACGTCAGCGCGGCCGTGTGCACCTCGGCCACGCTGACCGCCTGCGGTCGCTTCGATTTCTTCGACCGCTTGAGCGGAATGAACCGCTTCCCTGAACGGCGCGCCATGATCGTCGCGTCCCCGTTCGACTACGCCAGGCAGGGCGAGTTGCGCATCGCGCCGATGAGCAACTCCCCGAAGAGCCCCGAGTTTTCGGAGGAGCTGTGCCGCACGCTGCCGGTGCTGCTGCGCGAGCATAGCCATGGTCAGCTGGTGCTCTTCACCTCCAGGCGCCAGATGGAGGCCTGCCACGCCGCACTGCCGAGAGACTTGACTGAGCAGGTTCAGATGCAAGGCGAACGCTCACGCACCGAGTTGTTGGCCGAGCACGGCCGTCGCGTTGCCCGCGGCAAGCGCAGCATCATCTTCGGGTTGCAATCCTTCGGCGAAGGCATCGACTTGCCGGGGGCACTGTGTGAGCACGTGGTGATCGACAAGCTCCCCTTCACCCCGCCCAACTCGCCGGTGGAGGAAGCGTTGGCCGAATGGTTGAGCGGCCAGGGTCGTGACCCGTTCCTCGAGATCGCCGTGCCGCGCGCGGCGATGAAGCTGGCGCAATGGGCTGGCCGCGGCGTGCGTACCGTGAGCGACCATGCCGTGATCACCGTGTGCGATACGCGTCTGGTGACGATGCGCTACGGGCGCGATATCCTGGCCGGACTGCCGCCGTTCCCTGTGGTGCGCTCGAACGAGGTATCGTCAACCAAGACAGACTCTGGCTCAGGCACTGGCGCTTCACTGGCCTGA
- a CDS encoding SWIM zinc finger family protein, translated as MSYEYGWKPYVSVAERRRKAERELAKLRKKGYNAAPVVLQGRKLATTFWGKAWGDNLESYSDFANRLPRGRTYVRNGSVVDLQVDGGEVRAMVMGSELYEVTVNVSPLPKARWNSICKDCSGSIDSLVDLLQGRLAKAVMERVCQQKTGLFPAPAEIKLSCSCPDWASMCKHVAAVLYGIGARLDAQPALVFKLRAVDEGELIASAAKGRTLGTTVPVSAKVLEGDDLSALFGLEMVSTAKPEPKTKASAKNPKSAPAKRKKPADKPLAARTPAKKSRTKPLTLTDPVKTRSSKARPT; from the coding sequence ATGTCCTACGAGTACGGCTGGAAGCCTTACGTGAGCGTCGCCGAGCGGCGCAGGAAGGCCGAGCGTGAATTGGCCAAGCTGCGCAAGAAGGGATACAACGCCGCACCGGTGGTGCTTCAAGGGCGCAAGCTCGCCACCACGTTCTGGGGCAAGGCGTGGGGCGACAACCTCGAGTCGTACAGCGACTTCGCCAACCGGCTCCCCCGCGGGCGCACCTACGTGCGCAACGGCTCAGTGGTTGACCTGCAGGTCGACGGCGGTGAGGTCAGGGCCATGGTGATGGGGTCCGAACTCTACGAGGTGACGGTGAACGTGTCGCCGCTGCCGAAGGCGCGCTGGAATTCGATCTGCAAGGACTGCTCGGGATCGATCGATTCGCTGGTCGATCTCTTGCAGGGGCGCCTGGCCAAGGCGGTGATGGAGCGCGTGTGCCAGCAAAAGACGGGGCTTTTCCCGGCTCCAGCGGAGATCAAGCTGTCGTGCAGTTGCCCGGACTGGGCCTCGATGTGCAAGCACGTGGCCGCCGTGCTTTATGGCATCGGCGCCCGGCTCGATGCGCAGCCCGCTCTGGTGTTCAAGCTTCGTGCCGTCGACGAGGGGGAACTGATCGCCAGCGCCGCGAAAGGACGCACACTCGGGACGACAGTGCCCGTGTCGGCGAAGGTTCTTGAGGGCGATGACCTCTCGGCGCTCTTCGGTCTGGAGATGGTGAGCACAGCGAAGCCTGAGCCGAAAACAAAGGCGAGCGCAAAGAATCCGAAGTCAGCGCCTGCCAAGAGGAAGAAGCCAGCGGACAAACCACTTGCTGCGCGTACGCCGGCAAAGAAGTCCCGTACCAAGCCGCTCACCCTGACTGACCCAGTCAAGACACGATCCTCGAAAGCACGGCCGACGTAG